The stretch of DNA cgcgccgaagagacaatcatcccaccacctgagggcagcgagcatgccactgttgcagcttcaggagcagctagcgaggctgtcgacgagggtttcgtatgggtagaggacaaatacgacggctttaattggagtcgctacccaaagcactgcaagccgcccacatcactttcgaaccgagcaagctgggtatacagccatggctatcgcatcgccttgcgcagcaacgtcgcaaaagtcacgtggatctgccactattgctataagcacaagttcactactgttggccgtggcatacatgacgtctcgcagtctccatcagcgccagcacgtcatctcggagaagacaagaaaggtcatggcttgaagcctccaagtaagcgcactaccgtcgctcctcggaaagaaactctcctcgaacgcgcccttcagaagggctgctctcaggctgttgccaacgagcttaccaacttcaatatacaagagtttaggcttgcggccgtcacctggctcgtcgaaaacaacctcccactctcacaattcgaatcatcgtcttttcgcaatatgatacaattagctagcgtagaggcagaacgagccctgtgggcatctcataacagcgtctcacgatacgttatacgcctgtacaactacctgttaccaaaggttgtcgcaagcctttcagaatcaatgagcaaagtccatataagctttgacggatggacgacaaaaggtggcaagcgcggttacttaggtatcgtcgcccactacgttgatagctctggcgagctcagggacttgcctattgcgctcccacaactgacaggtgcccacaccggcgaggccatggctgaggtcgtgatggcaatattcaagcagttcgaaatcactgtgggcaagctcggttacttcgtcctcgacaacgcacataacaacaacaccacgatcaacactctcgccttgcagatgggcttcagcgctaccgagcgtcgccttcgctgcggtcctcatacgcttaatctcattggccagatgctactctggggtgaggagaaagagtcctacgacaacgaggagactgagcgcgtgaacgaagctgagaacatggctacttggcgaggcgatggaccattaggagtgcttctcgcggttatcaactacatcaaaacaccacaacagtacgctctttttgagaagtatcagaagctcgctattagggaccagcctgtcaacgcgccaacagaacagcacaaaatcaaggagcccgtcaagccagttgttactcgctggaactcttacgtttcgtgttttgagcgcgctgttgagttgcaattagcggttaatgggtacgccaactaccatattcagaagattgaaactgaagacgcgtacgcccgaagtcgtaacaacaagctgcctgcagcgccggattggatgaggtctgatgggatcaatgcccatgactggcaggtgattgctgagtatattgatgtgctcaggccactgaaacaagctacaaaacggcttgaaggccgcggcaaaagcggtgcttttggagcaatcgctgaggttattccagtatttgaatacttacttggagtctatgaggaccgcttgcaaagctatgaagacgtcattcacgatgagcatacagagtcgcccgaagaccaccttgctatcaacctccgcgctgccctagttaaagcccgcgagtactacaacaagctcgacctctcgccagcttactatgctgctacaatccttcatcctcgctacaaaagctaccttgacgcagcgtgggcggataagcctgattggctagagagcagcaaccgcaagtttcaacatttgtgggcggagtacaaaagcttaccgaagccgcgcttacgccccaaagtcaggcacaatgatatagacgacgctatcaacagctttattgagcctgcagggcttacggagaacgaggaggatgaatatgaggcttggaaacgcagcgaaccgatcgctagcgagggcgtcgaccctataaaatactgggtaggactccgcgatcgctaccccagccttagcaaatttgctatcgacatgctatcaatcccaggctcaagctgtgagtgtgagcgcttattcagcgagctgggtgacctcctcgagccccgtcggcgcagcatttctccgcaacttctagcagcaatacagtgcgatcgacgatggataagagctggatttggcagtggtgaggtgcctgtaaaggaggctatcagcgatgaggagatggacgcgaaatacggtgtacataagtgggatattagctgagaaactcaacaccaaggtttctatataactttcctaatcgggactgagcccatcaagccgagcgagctgacagccctgtttcagccaatccgagcgagccgagcgagctgctggcctccgctcaattggctgagcaagccaattggctgagctcgctcagcttgctcattgacatctgtgcCCACCAAACCCTGAAGTTATACTTAAGAGATTCCGCAAAGAGGCATCTAGTTCAGATGAAAGCTCAACTTCTGTACTTAGTGGAGACGATTGGCTCAAGATTGAGTCTATTGTACGCCGTACAGTGAAAGATCAGAGCAGTAAGGACGTCAAGAAGCTTCGACGAAGTCTACACCACATCTCAGCTCAAAATAGTATCCTCCGTGGAGAGATTAGGGGCCTTAAGGAAGCTCTTTTAGTGAAAAAGAGACACCAAAAGAAGAGCTATACTCTACAACTTAACAACCCTGAGGAGTACCACGGTGGAGCTGTCTTTTGGTCTCCTCGTAAGGTCCGTCAGGCTCGGGACGATGAAGCAGTTCgacgacaacaacaacaagaactACAGCTTCAAAAAGCTGAGAGATCTCATCTTAAGGAGCAGGCTCGACTGTACAGGCTTCAACAGGCCAACGAGAGGCGTGTTGAGAGAGAAAGACTTAAGGAGGTGagggagaaggagagagCCGCTAAGGCAGCTGAAAAGGAGCGCCAGAAAGCAGCTCGCGACGCTGAAAAAGCTATACAACTGTCCCAAAAGGGTAAGCGCAAGGCCTCACAAAGCTCTAGTCAAGAGCAGAAGCGTCAGAAACGTAGTGTTGTTGTTCCATCTCATGTAGAAgctgaggtggctgcaccAGCCGTCCCAACTCGAACGACCCGTCACGGCCGCACCACCAAGCTTCCGGGTAAATACAAGTAGCTCAAATTGATCGCAATGATATAATTACTACAAATCTATaaaatctcgcgataat from Pyrenophora tritici-repentis strain M4 chromosome Unknown M4_contig_00021, whole genome shotgun sequence encodes:
- a CDS encoding Dimer-Tnp-hAT domain containing protein, with the translated sequence MPAKRTRVNALEIATTSKRPRVAARHRGTASQPVLVDTRPFSPSPPPPPLSPRQALVAAPQAPNFEATLRESRAEETIIPPPEGSEHATVAASGAASEAVDEGFVWVEDKYDGFNWSRYPKHCKPPTSLSNRASWVYSHGYRIALRSNVAKVTWICHYCYKHKFTTVGRGIHDVSQSPSAPARHLGEDKKGHGLKPPSKRTTVAPRKETLLERALQKGCSQAVANELTNFNIQEFRLAAVTWLVENNLPLSQFESSSFRNMIQLASVEAERALWASHNSVSRYVIRLYNYLLPKVVASLSESMSKVHISFDGWTTKGGKRGYLGIVAHYVDSSGELRDLPIALPQLTGAHTGEAMAEVVMAIFKQFEITVGKLGYFVLDNAHNNNTTINTLALQMGFSATERRLRCGPHTLNLIGQMLLWGEEKESYDNEETERVNEAENMATWRGDGPLGVLLAVINYIKTPQQYALFEKYQKLAIRDQPVNAPTEQHKIKEPVKPVVTRWNSYVSCFERAVELQLAVNGYANYHIQKIETEDAYARSRNNKLPAAPDWMRSDGINAHDWQVIAEYIDVLRPLKQATKRLEGRGKSGAFGAIAEVIPVFEYLLGVYEDRLQSYEDVIHDEHTESPEDHLAINLRAALVKAREYYNKLDLSPAYYAATILHPRYKSYLDAAWADKPDWLESSNRKFQHLWAEYKSLPKPRLRPKVRHNDIDDAINSFIEPAGLTENEEDEYEAWKRSEPIASEGVDPIKYWVGLRDRYPSLSKFAIDMLSIPGSSCECERLFSELGDLLEPRRRSISPQLLAAIQCDRRWIRAGFGSGEVPVKEAISDEEMDAKYGRFRKEASSSDESSTSVLSGDDWLKIESIVRRTVKDQSSKDVKKLRRSLHHISAQNSILRGEIRGLKEALLVKKRHQKKSYTLQLNNPEEYHGGAVFWSPRKARLYRLQQANERRVERERLKEVREKERAAKAAEKERQKAARDAEKAIQLSQKGKRKASQSSSQEQKRQKRSVVVPSHVEAEVAAPAVPTRTTRHGRTTKLPGKYK